In the genome of Piliocolobus tephrosceles isolate RC106 chromosome 20, ASM277652v3, whole genome shotgun sequence, one region contains:
- the MOCS3 gene encoding adenylyltransferase and sulfurtransferase MOCS3 translates to MASREEVLALQAEVSQREEELNSLKQKLASALLAEQEPRSERLVPVSPLPPKAALSRDEILRYSRQLVLPELGVHGQLRLATASVLVVGCGGLGCPLAQYLAAAGVGRLGLVDYDVVEMSNLARQVLHGEALAGQAKAFSAAASLRRLNSAVECVPYTQALTPATALDLVRRYDVVADCSDNVPTRYLINDACVLAGRPLVSASALRFEGQITVYHYDGGPCYRCIFPQPPPAETVTNCADGGVLGVVTGVLGCLQALEVLKIAAGLGPSYSGSLLLFDALRGHFRCIRLRSRRLDCAVCGERPTVTDLLDYEAFCGSSVTDKCRSLQLLSPEERISVTDYKRLLDSGASHLLLDVRPQVEVDICRLPHALHIPLKHLERRDAESLKLLKEAIWEGKQGTQEEAAVPIYVICKLGNDSQKAVKVLQSLSAAQELDSLTVRDVVGGLMAWAAKIDGTFPQY, encoded by the coding sequence ATGGCTTCCCGGGAGGAGGTACTCGCCTTGCAGGCTGAAGTTTCCCAGCGTGAGGAGGAATTGAATTCCCTGAAGCAGAAACTGGCGTCGGCCCTTTTGGCGGAGCAGGAACCGCGGTCAGAACGTCTGGTTCCGGTGTCGCCGCTGCCGCCGAAGGCCGCTCTTTCCCGAGATGAGATTCTGCGCTATAGCCGGCAGCTAGTGCTGCCGGAGCTGGGCGTGCACGGACAGCTGCGCCTGGCAACCGCGTCCGTGCTAGTCGTGGGCTGCGGTGGGCTTGGCTGTCCACTGGCGCAGTACTTGGCAGCGGCCGGCGTGGGTCGCCTTGGCCTTGTGGACTATGACGTGGTAGAGATGAGCAACCTCGCCCGCCAAGTGCTGCATGGAGAGGCATTGGCTGGCCAGGCCAAGGCCTTTTCGGCCGCCGCCTCGCTGCGCCGCCTCAATTCGGCAGTGGAATGCGTGCCGTACACTCAGGCCCTTACGCCAGCCACTGCCCTAGACCTGGTCCGCCGATATGATGTGGTGGCCGACTGTTCGGACAACGTGCCCACTCGCTACCTGATTAATGACGCATGTGTGCTGGCGGGTCGGCCCCTCGTGTCTGCCAGTGCCTTGCGCTTCGAGGGCCAAATCACAGTCTACCATTATGACGGTGGGCCTTGCTATCGCTGCATATTCCCCCAACCACCCCCAGCGGAGACAGTGACCAACTGCGCGGACGGCGGGGTGCTTGGTGTCGTAACTGGGGTCCTGGGCTGCCTGCAGGCCTTGGAAGTGCTGAAAATCGCTGCGGGTCTGGGCCCCTCTTACAGTGGCAGTCTGTTGCTGTTTGATGCCCTGCGAGGGCATTTCCGCTGTATTCGGCTGCGGAGCCGCAGGCTCGACTGTGCAGTTTGCGGGGAACGGCCCACTGTGACTGATCTGCTGGACTATGAAGCCTTCTGTGGCTCCTCAGTCACTGATAAATGCCGCTCCCTGCAATTACTGAGCCCAGAGGAGCGTATTTCTGTCACCGACTATAAGCGACTTCTGGATTCTGGGGCATCCCACCTGTTGCTGGACGTCAGGCCTCAGGTGGAGGTGGACATTTGTCGTTTGCCTCATGCCCTACACATCCCTCTGAAACATTTGGAACGCAGGGATGCGGAGAGCCTGAAACTCTTAAAAGAAGCAATCTGGGAAGGGAAGCAGGGCACACAGGAAGAGGCTGCTGTCCCCATTTATGTGATTTGCAAACTGGGAAATGACTCACAGAAAGCCGTGAAGGTCCTCCAGTCCTTATCAGCAGCTCAAGAGTTAGACTCTTTAACAGTTCGGGATGTTGTGGGGGGCCTCATGGCCTGGGCTGCCAAAATCGATGGAACATTTCCGCAGTACTAA